The proteins below come from a single Oncorhynchus tshawytscha isolate Ot180627B linkage group LG22, Otsh_v2.0, whole genome shotgun sequence genomic window:
- the LOC112221970 gene encoding U1 small nuclear ribonucleoprotein C translates to MPKFYCDYCDTYLTHDSPSVRKTHCSGRKHKENVKDYYQKWMEEQAQSLIDKTTAAFQQGKMPPTPFPGAPPPGGAMIPPPNLHGPPRPGMLPTPQMGGPPMMPMMGGMGPPPPGMMGGPGMRPPMGGRMQMMPGHHMMRPPGHPMMMRPMMARPDR, encoded by the exons ATGCCGAA GTTTTATTGTGACTACTGTGACACTTACCTAACTCATGACTCG CCCTCTGTGAGGAAAACACACTGCAGTGGCCGCAAACACAAAGAAAATGTAAAAGACTATTACCAGAAATGGATGGAAGAACAAGCACAGAGCCTCATTGACAAAACAA CTGCTGCCTTCCAACAAGGGAAGATGCCCCCAACACCATTCCCAGGAGCCCCACCTCCAGGGGGTGCCATGATCCCTCCACCAAACCTCC ATGGCCCACCACGTCCAGGGATGCTACCAACACCCCAGATGGGTGGTCCTCCAATGATGCCCATGATGGGTGGAATGGGACCACCCCCACCTGGAATGATGGGTGGTCCAG GTATGCGACCTCCAATGGGTGGCCGTATGCAGATGATGCCTGGACATCACATGATGCGACCTCCCGGTCATCCAATGATGATGAGGCCAATGATGGCACGGCCAGACCGATaa